The Microscilla marina ATCC 23134 genome includes the window GGAGTTTCACTTATGCCTATGAATGATTGTTCAATCCTCCAACACAAAAACTTGCTTACTACCATCAGGATTGGTACAAATCACGTTGCCATTGATCAAGGTTTTGAGCTTGTATATCTTGTTTGACCCTGGAAACTTCATGTTCATAACAGCCCCATTGTTTGACACAAATTGAAGTTGGGTTTTTTTACGGTTACGGTTGTTGTTGTAATAAAACCGGACTGGAACACTCCTGGTATAGAGGTATTCTATAAGTCCATTTTTGCCTTTAGATACAAGCTTGTCTTCACTATGAAATAGTTGCCGACTACCGTCAGGGTTGGTACAAGTAAGCCCTTCGCCTTCGAACACCAGTTGGTAGGTGGCAGATTTCCTAGGAAACTTTACCTTATAAATGTCACTGTAGGTAATTTTTTTCATGCTTACCAAAATCAGGTTAATGCGCTTTGAACGGCTATTGGCAGTGTATGCAAACGAATCGCCTTTGGTACTGCGGTATATACATTCTTTGCCCCTATTGATATCGTCAATGGCATAACGAATGTATTTTCTACCTTGGGCTTGCGCAAGAGTCATGCTGCACAAAGTCAAGCCTAATAAAAGTAAATAGCGTGAGGTTTTCATTATATCTATTCGTTCAACTGTAAAATGTTTGGTTTTAAGCCTTAATTTAGAAATAATATTTTTATTTACCCTGTCAAATCGGTAGTTAATTAATTGCCCACAATCCCACCTCAAACAATCTCTCTCAACCCATCAATTTGCTCGAATTTTGTAGAACAATTTGGGTTTATGGCAGACTAAAATATAATAATTAAGTACATTTGAACGAAGTGATATTAAAACCTGGCAACAGTATGCTCACAAAGTGCCACCATTTGTACAGCAGACGTTGCTCACATAATCAACAAAATAGTTATGATGGTATCTGATACCTTAAGAAAAGTAATTGCCAGCAAACTTGTAGACGGAGGACCTGTATATACAGAAACTACCCTAGAGCATTTGAATAATCTGATAGTAGAACCCTGGAATGCTTACTCTTCCTTGTTTTTTTTGTTGCCACCGCTTTATTGGGGGCTTAAACTCAAGGGGAGGTATAGTGAATACCCCTTTATTACCTTTTGTTTGCCATTTTTGGTCTTGGGTGGCTTGGGCAGTACCTTGTTTCATGCTTTTCGTACTTCGCGTTGGTTGCTCGTTATGGACTTTATGCCCATCATCATTATTACTTTAGCCCTTACCATTTATTTTTGGGCAAAAGCCTTGGGACGTTGGTCTTATACCATCTTTGTAATATTGGCAATGGTAGGGTTGATGTTACCTGTTTGGATGTTTGTGCCCAATCCTTACAAAATTAATATTTCTTATTTTACCCGAGGAGTGTTTATGTTTAGCCCTATGCTTATGGTACTTACCAGAACCCGCTACGCCAATGCCAAAATACTTTTTATTGCGATCTTGTTTTTTCTGGCAGCCCTGGCTTGTCGTCAGTTCGACCATTTGGCTGTAGTAAAATCTATATTGCCTATGGGCATCCACTGGCTTTGGCACTTGTTTACTGTAGCGGGTGCTTTCTTTTTGGCAGAGTATGTATATAGGTTTGTAAACATGGAAAAAGCACGAAATCAGCGAATAAATGATAAGAATTAGGTGAAATCATAATAAAAATCACAAGCAAATCGTTGATGAGTCGCGTCAGGTCATCAATAATTTGCGTATATTAGCCTTCATACAATTTTTAATTTAATACTTCAGAACCACCACAAATATGGGATTACTAGATCAGAAAAGAATAGCTGACCAACTTGTCAAAAACTATGAAAAAGCCGAAGAGCTTGACCTGCCCAAAGAGTCAAACAAGCCCGTAATATCAAGCCTTGACAAAGATTTACCAATAGCCCGTCAGATTAGTTTTTCGGGGACAGATATGACCAACGGAATAAAAACTGACCTTGAGGAAGAAACTTTGAGCGATAAAGAGCGCAAGGTTTTGGCAAAAATAGAAAAATTATTACACGACGAAGGGGTAAGCGAAAGATTTGGAATAGCCATCTTATCTCGTAAAGTAGCCAATCGTGCCTGGATAAAAATAGAAGGAAATGCAGCGATTCCGGCAAAAGTGATTGCCCGCGAAACCAGCAACTATTTGTTGGAAGATGAAAATAATGATGCTTTTAAAGAAGAATTGAAAAAGCGATTGAGAGATGGGGCAGTGAACGAAGTAGTGGTACAACTGCTACAGTATTCAGAAGGAAATGCTCAACTTAACACTGCGGTTGCTTTGATAGCTCAAAATCTTAAGACATTGGATGAGCAAGGCTTGACGGAGGAAGAAAAAAATGCAGAAATTGCTCGTATTGTGGCCAGCTTATCAGAGTTGATTGCTAGGCTATAACTGCTGGAGCCAACCAATACAAAGCCTGCTTGATAGTACTAAAATATTTGTAAGGCATCATTTGTTGGTGACGGCTTTCTATTTCTTTGACGTTTTTTCTGGTATTGTACTCCCCAAAGGTATCTTCGGGTAATAAAATAGCGATTTTACTTTTGGGGTTTATTTTATAAAAGCGAGGAAACCAATCATTGATGATCCAGGTAGCATCTTCTGACCTTAGTACTCGCCTAAGTCGCTGATCCATAATCCACAAATTCAACTTATTTTGTTTTGCCAGGTTAAGGGCAATATTTAACCCTTGCCGCAGTGCTGTACTGTCTATAAAACCTAACCACGTAAGCTGGATAATTTTTTGCTCAGTGCTATAATGAATTGTAATAAATTCGTTTTTCAAATATGTTTCCATGCTGTGTAAATATTGTTGGGGGGTTGAACCTTACATATTTACGTAAAACCAGCCATAGGAGATTAAATAAAGTGCGTTTTTTTGTCAAAAATCACGTATGTATACCGATAGAGTAAAACACGGTAACATTTGTTGCCTATTTAGAGTAGTAAAGTGTATGAATAAAATGATAAAGTGGAGCTTTTTTGCATTTTTAGCCATTACAATTTCAACTAGCGTAGAAGGTCACCAATTAAAAAATGCCTTGAATGACATCAAAACGTATAAAGCATTGGCTGCGTTTCAAGCAGCAGAAACCATTTTTGTACACCGGGGAGAAAAAGTAAAAGTGAAATTTGATACAGACAAAGCCGTTTATCAAATACGCATACACAATCCGGTAGGCAGAATTATTGGAAGGTTCAAAACTATCAGCAGTGAGTTTGTCGTAGAAACCAAATCTTGGCGCAAAGGTATTTATTTCATTGTGATTAGTAAGAACGGAAAGTATAAAGAGAGAAAAAAAGTAGTAGTAAGTGCATGAAGCCTTGCTCAAAAATTTGAAACAATCAAGCCCATTTTGCAAATGTAAATTTTGCAGTGTGGGCTTGACTGCTTTAGCACAGGATTAAAATTTACTGGAGTTTGACAGACTCTCTCAATTTTTTTGTAAATTCGTAAAGATAAGGAACGGAAAAAAATAACTTTTCAGTTTGGAGGTGCTCTTTCATCCTGATACTTCGTTACTTTTTTAGCCGTAGCTATGGCTACGCCTGCAAAAAGTGCCTCGTCTCAGAATAAAATCCCTCCCTCGAAATCGGTAATTTATTTTTTCACCATTCCTAAGGAAGGTGTGTTATTCTATATAGATAGAATGATGCACCTTATTTTTGTAGCTTTATGCTTGTTGTTCATTACTTGCAGCTACTCAACTTAGTATTTTTCACACAATCATATTTTTGGGATGTTCAATTTCGACGGCGTTAGTTTACAAAACATTGTAGTACATAATGTAGGCAATAAATCTAAGGAAGAAGGGGTGCAGTTATCCAAGACTTTGCTCAACCTTAATGATGATTTGATTCAGGATTTGTTGCTCAAATATTTTTTGTCCTCATTCAAAACAGATGCTTTTTTTCAGTTTGGCCACGACAGCGACGTAAACCTAAACGAAGTATATCATTATGTAGACCAAATATTTGAGAACCCTGACAATTTTTATGACCAATCGGTGAATATAGCCAAACACCTATACGAGGCCTCTCACCACAATAAAATTAAGGGAGGAGAATTTTATATTGTACATTTTACCGACTGTATAGTAGACGATGAACTGGCAGATGCAGTGGGTTTGTTTAAGTCTGAAAACAAAGATACCTACCTGCGGGTGTATCAGCAAAACAACAACTTTAACATTGACTATGCTGATGGAATCAATATTAACAAGCTTGACAAAGGCTGCTTGATTTTTAATACTGAAAAAGAACACGGTTATAAAGTATGTATTGTCGACAACCTTAACAAGAGTAGCCAGGCGCAATATTGGCGCGATGATTTTTTGCGGGTGAAGCCTTACGAAAACAACTTTTACCATACCCAAAACTACCTGACCATGTGCAAAGACTTTGTAGATGAGGTATTGAGCGAAGAGCAGGAGGTAGAGCGTCCAGAACAAATCGCATTGCTTAATAAATCGGTAGAGTATTTTAAAGAAAAAGAGGTGTTCAACGAATCAGAGTTCGAACAAGAAGTAATTCAAAAGCCCGAAGTAGTAGAAGCTTTCCGTGAGTACAAAGAACAGTACAAAGAGCAACACAAAGAAGAGGCAGATGTAGAGTTGAAGTTTGAAGATTTTGAAATCTCGTCTAATGCCGTAAAAGAAACCAAAAAGAAGTTTAAAAGTGTGCTCAAGCTTGACAAAAACTTTAGTGTATATATCCACGGCAACCGCGATTATGTGGTAAAGGGGTTTGACGAAGAGCGCCAGATGAGCTATTATCAGTTGTATTACAACGACGAGAAATAGGTGTACAAATGATTTGACTGTTGCTTGTTATTTGTCTACAAAAAAGCACTTTGGGAATAATGCCTAAAGTGCTTTTTTGTTTTCTATATGCTACAGCAAGTTCCTTGTCGTAACTATCTGTAGATGATTGTTTTTGATTTATCTTTAATAAATGTATTTTGTGTAATAGATCGAATAATAGATACAACTATGAAAACAAACAAACTCACCCTATACTTCATTAGCCTAACATTACTGGCAACCAGTGTTATGAGTTGTTCTACAGGTAGGCGCAAAGTCACCCTCAGAACCTCTCGCCCTGCCGATATTTTAGTGCCACCCAAGGTAAAGTCATTGTTGGTAGTAGACCGTACCAAGTTTAACAAAAATCTGTTGAACGTGGCAGAAAGTGTACTTACTGGCGAGTTTCCCGAAGAAGACAAAGCAGCCACCCAAGCATTGATTCAAGCATTTAGAGCCAAGCTCACTGCCTCTACCCGGTTTACATCTAAGGTAGCACCCATTCGAGAGGGAGGCAACAGTATGACCACTGCTTTTCCTAAACCTTTGAGTTGGTCAAAAATACAGGCTTTGTGTGCTACTTATAAAACCGATGCAGTAGTGGCCATTGAAATTTTTGATACTGATTTTATAATCACGCATGGAACACAAAAAACCAAAAAGAAAGTAAAAGAAGGTGGGGTTACCAAGCAAGTAGAAGTAAACGAATTTTACGCCCGTGGGGTAAACAAAATAAAAGTAGGCATTAAGTTTTATATACCTGCCAGCCAAAGTATGATAGACCAAAAGCTGTACAAAAAAACAGGAACCTGGAAGGCTGCTGCAGCCTCCAAAGCTGCTGCTGTCAGAACGTTGATTTCCAAAACGAATGCTTCGCGTAGGTTGAGCGAAAAAATAGGAAGGTATTATGCTTACCGTATATCACCTATGCCTATGCGTATTACACGACACTTTAGAGGAAAAGCCAAAAGAGCGCCTGAACTAGAACAAGGTAGCCGCTATGCCGATGTAGCAAAATGGGCAGAAGCCATTAAGGTATGGAAAAGTGGACTGGGGCGAGCGCGTAACAAAGAGTCGGGCTATTTGGCCTATAACATAGCGGTGGGATATGAGGTGTTAGGTGACTTGAAAAATGCCAAGGAATGGGCGCAAACTTCGTATATA containing:
- a CDS encoding nucleoid-associated protein, with protein sequence MFNFDGVSLQNIVVHNVGNKSKEEGVQLSKTLLNLNDDLIQDLLLKYFLSSFKTDAFFQFGHDSDVNLNEVYHYVDQIFENPDNFYDQSVNIAKHLYEASHHNKIKGGEFYIVHFTDCIVDDELADAVGLFKSENKDTYLRVYQQNNNFNIDYADGININKLDKGCLIFNTEKEHGYKVCIVDNLNKSSQAQYWRDDFLRVKPYENNFYHTQNYLTMCKDFVDEVLSEEQEVERPEQIALLNKSVEYFKEKEVFNESEFEQEVIQKPEVVEAFREYKEQYKEQHKEEADVELKFEDFEISSNAVKETKKKFKSVLKLDKNFSVYIHGNRDYVVKGFDEERQMSYYQLYYNDEK
- a CDS encoding DUF6340 family protein — translated: MKTNKLTLYFISLTLLATSVMSCSTGRRKVTLRTSRPADILVPPKVKSLLVVDRTKFNKNLLNVAESVLTGEFPEEDKAATQALIQAFRAKLTASTRFTSKVAPIREGGNSMTTAFPKPLSWSKIQALCATYKTDAVVAIEIFDTDFIITHGTQKTKKKVKEGGVTKQVEVNEFYARGVNKIKVGIKFYIPASQSMIDQKLYKKTGTWKAAAASKAAAVRTLISKTNASRRLSEKIGRYYAYRISPMPMRITRHFRGKAKRAPELEQGSRYADVAKWAEAIKVWKSGLGRARNKESGYLAYNIAVGYEVLGDLKNAKEWAQTSYIRYGNKYGKEYYDLLQRRIRNETRAKQQLNKE
- a CDS encoding T9SS type A sorting domain-containing protein → MNKMIKWSFFAFLAITISTSVEGHQLKNALNDIKTYKALAAFQAAETIFVHRGEKVKVKFDTDKAVYQIRIHNPVGRIIGRFKTISSEFVVETKSWRKGIYFIVISKNGKYKERKKVVVSA
- a CDS encoding ceramidase domain-containing protein, whose translation is MMVSDTLRKVIASKLVDGGPVYTETTLEHLNNLIVEPWNAYSSLFFLLPPLYWGLKLKGRYSEYPFITFCLPFLVLGGLGSTLFHAFRTSRWLLVMDFMPIIIITLALTIYFWAKALGRWSYTIFVILAMVGLMLPVWMFVPNPYKINISYFTRGVFMFSPMLMVLTRTRYANAKILFIAILFFLAALACRQFDHLAVVKSILPMGIHWLWHLFTVAGAFFLAEYVYRFVNMEKARNQRINDKN